Proteins encoded in a region of the Diabrotica virgifera virgifera chromosome 4, PGI_DIABVI_V3a genome:
- the LOC114325590 gene encoding uncharacterized protein LOC114325590, translating into MKLVLISAMSCIGLLCFASTTQSANLHTALKLPGFNLGQNKVLEELINTYKEELKSIPRDVSPRSFEELKLIIDILNDSIKSSTEEILKTSLNAFDFLADAAKKTIDYLRQIVEFEERIGIVKDDREDNVVIEGLQQLLQNFVEWIAKLRGNWNSLEKEIARVVVDLLDEVQKVDSEKLAEEIIATLPLEIPPHLREGIGELRDVIVESIENTKDFFRVLAIKIRREYDL; encoded by the exons ATGAAGCTCGTGTTGATTTCTGCGATGTCCTGTATAG GACTGTTATGCTTTGCCAGCACCACACAGTCAGCAAATCTCCACACAGCCCTCAAATTACCAGGATTTAATCTTGGACAAAACAAAGTCCTCGAAGAATTAATAAATACGTACAAAGAAGAGCTGAAGAGCATCCCAAGAGATGTTTCTCCGAGATCATTTGAAgaacttaaattaattattgaCATTTTAAACGACAGTATCAAAAGCAGTACTGAGGAGATTTTAAAAACCAGCTTGAACGCATTCGATTTTTTGGCTGATGCTGCAAAAAAAACTATCGACTATTTAAGGCAAATAGTTGAATTTGAAGAAAGAATCGGCATTGTGAAGGATGATCGTGAGGATAATGTAGTCATTGAGGGGTTACAGCAACTGCTTCAGAATTTTGTGGAATGGATAGCAAAACTCAGAGGCAATTGGAATAGTCTCGAGAAGGAGATAGCTAGAGTAGTTGTTGATTTATTAGACGAAGTACAGAAAGTGGATAGCGAGAAATTGGCTGAGGAGATCATTGCAACTCTGCCTTTAGAGATTCCACCACATCTGAGAGAAGGTATAGGCGAATTAAGGGATGTTATCGTTGAATCTATCGAAAACACTAAGGATTTTTTCAGAGTACTTGCCATCAAAATTAGAAGAGAGTatgatttataa